In Candidatus Hydrogenedentota bacterium, a genomic segment contains:
- a CDS encoding 4'-phosphopantetheinyl transferase superfamily protein has protein sequence MHIDDTWQQPPNELTLVVGDVHVWRVVFERFTARQDSFLSVLNEDERERADRFHFESGRSQYVVTRAALRMTLSRYTGIEAQSLEFEYSTHGKPSLKGDGPPQFNVAHSGGLALIAVTKEGLIGVDVEARRRDFAGQRIANRFFSAREAGALRNLPTDQQEQGFLNCWTRKEAYIKARGEGLSCPLDSFDVTLAPGEPARLLNVKGDPNEAANWNLCALPMDDGIAAAVALRGPLENVCCWDWTDST, from the coding sequence ATGCACATAGACGACACTTGGCAACAGCCTCCCAACGAACTCACGCTTGTCGTTGGCGATGTTCACGTGTGGCGTGTGGTATTCGAACGCTTTACCGCCAGGCAGGACTCGTTTCTATCCGTCCTCAATGAAGACGAACGTGAGCGCGCGGATCGATTCCATTTCGAATCGGGACGCTCGCAGTACGTCGTTACGCGCGCGGCACTTCGCATGACGTTGTCGCGATACACCGGCATTGAAGCCCAATCGCTCGAATTCGAGTACAGCACCCACGGCAAACCCTCCTTGAAGGGCGATGGGCCGCCGCAATTCAATGTCGCGCACTCCGGTGGTTTGGCTCTAATTGCGGTTACAAAAGAAGGGCTGATTGGCGTCGATGTGGAAGCGCGCCGGCGCGACTTCGCCGGTCAGCGTATTGCGAATCGCTTCTTCTCCGCGCGCGAAGCGGGAGCGCTGCGCAATCTGCCCACTGACCAGCAGGAACAAGGTTTTTTGAACTGCTGGACGCGCAAGGAAGCCTACATCAAGGCGCGGGGAGAAGGACTATCCTGCCCGCTGGATTCGTTCGATGTAACGTTGGCGCCCGGCGAACCGGCTCGCTTGCTTAATGTCAAAGGCGATCCCAACGAAGCGGCGAATTGGAATCTATGCGCTCTGCCAATGGACGACGGTATTGCGGCGGCTGTCGCCCTGCGAGGACCCCTGGAAAACGTGTGCTGTTGGGATTGGACCGACAGCACCTAG
- a CDS encoding alpha-L-fucosidase: MLNRIRRDLFCLASLAIVASMILTGASHAQEETKEQRDARMAWWREAKFGMFIHWGLYAVPAGVWKGKPVESAGEWIMFNGKIPVADYEPLIHEFNPVKFNADEWAKLAKDAGMKYVVITSKHHDGFCLFDSALTDYDVMSTPFKRDIMKELSDAVRREDMTMCWYHSILDWHHPDYLPRGEGSPRPWDTRPKDGADLNRYIDYMEGQLKELLTKYGPIGIIWFDGGWEHKPDELRSNEVVSMIRGIQPNIIINNRIQIPQDYDTPEQYIPPTGIPNRDWEVCMTMNDTWGYKSGDANWKSKEDLIRKLIDIVSKGGNFLLNVGPTAEGLIPEASVERLKAMGDWMRVNGESIYGTTASPFRRLPWGRCTSKPGVLYLHVFDWPSSGELVVPGLTNAVKKADLLSDSEHAPLKTVKGDDRVTVHVPAAAPDAIASVVALEIEGTPSVVESPILAGTNGEFVLHAVDATIHGDTARYQTDGHKVDDIGFWTNPADTVNWTIEIEKAGSFGIELTYSCENSAAGSQFAILLDDQQVAEGSVAGTGTWKDYKAVALGKTDIPAGKHTITIKPEKMASYAVMNAQSIRLKPE, encoded by the coding sequence ATGTTGAATCGCATCCGGAGAGATCTGTTCTGTCTGGCCTCGTTGGCAATCGTCGCGTCCATGATTCTCACAGGCGCATCTCACGCGCAGGAGGAAACCAAAGAGCAACGCGACGCGCGCATGGCATGGTGGCGCGAAGCCAAGTTCGGCATGTTCATCCATTGGGGACTCTACGCGGTTCCGGCGGGTGTTTGGAAAGGCAAACCCGTGGAAAGTGCGGGTGAATGGATCATGTTCAACGGAAAGATCCCTGTCGCCGACTACGAACCGCTCATTCACGAGTTCAATCCCGTTAAGTTCAACGCGGACGAATGGGCAAAACTGGCGAAAGATGCGGGGATGAAATATGTCGTCATCACGAGCAAGCACCACGACGGATTCTGTCTATTCGACAGCGCGCTCACGGACTACGATGTCATGAGTACGCCGTTTAAGCGCGACATCATGAAAGAGCTGTCCGATGCGGTGAGACGCGAAGACATGACCATGTGCTGGTATCACTCCATTCTCGACTGGCATCACCCCGATTATCTTCCGCGCGGGGAAGGAAGCCCACGCCCGTGGGATACGCGTCCGAAAGATGGGGCGGATCTGAACCGGTACATCGACTATATGGAAGGTCAACTCAAAGAACTGCTCACCAAGTACGGACCCATCGGCATCATTTGGTTTGACGGAGGTTGGGAACACAAACCGGATGAGTTGCGTTCCAACGAAGTCGTCTCCATGATTCGCGGCATACAGCCCAATATCATCATCAACAACCGCATTCAGATTCCGCAGGACTACGACACGCCCGAGCAGTACATTCCGCCAACGGGCATTCCCAATCGCGATTGGGAAGTCTGCATGACGATGAACGACACGTGGGGGTACAAGTCCGGCGATGCGAATTGGAAGTCCAAGGAAGATCTGATCCGGAAGTTGATCGACATTGTAAGCAAGGGCGGCAACTTTCTGTTGAATGTGGGGCCGACTGCGGAAGGTCTGATTCCGGAGGCGAGTGTCGAGCGATTGAAGGCGATGGGGGATTGGATGCGTGTGAATGGCGAGAGCATCTACGGCACGACCGCGAGTCCGTTCCGGCGATTGCCGTGGGGCCGTTGCACAAGCAAGCCCGGCGTTTTGTATCTTCACGTGTTCGATTGGCCGTCCAGCGGGGAACTTGTTGTGCCGGGGCTGACGAACGCGGTGAAGAAGGCCGATCTGCTGTCCGACTCAGAACACGCGCCACTCAAGACCGTGAAGGGAGACGATCGCGTTACCGTGCATGTGCCAGCGGCGGCACCCGACGCGATCGCGTCGGTAGTGGCGCTGGAGATCGAAGGAACGCCGTCCGTGGTGGAGTCGCCGATACTTGCGGGGACAAACGGCGAGTTCGTGCTGCATGCAGTTGATGCGACTATTCATGGCGATACGGCCCGCTACCAGACCGATGGACACAAGGTGGACGACATCGGATTCTGGACCAATCCCGCGGATACCGTGAATTGGACGATTGAAATCGAGAAGGCCGGTTCGTTCGGAATCGAGCTCACTTACTCATGCGAGAACAGCGCCGCCGGAAGTCAGTTCGCAATACTGCTTGATGACCAGCAAGTCGCCGAAGGTTCCGTCGCGGGAACAGGTACCTGGAAGGATTACAAAGCGGTGGCATTGGGCAAGACGGACATCCCGGCAGGCAAGCATACGATCACCATCAAGCCAGAGAAAATGGCAAGCTATGCGGTTATGAATGCTCAGAGCATACGACTGAAGCCCGAGTAG
- a CDS encoding VOC family protein has protein sequence MPRLEGILETCVYAADLEAAEHFYCDVIGLEVYAKMEGRHVFFRCGKGMFLVFNPEATSVEGTPFPVHGATGPGHAAFEVKPEALESWRVRLSEAGVRIETEIDWPNGGHSIYFRDPAGNSIELATRQTWS, from the coding sequence ATGCCACGACTTGAAGGCATTCTTGAGACGTGCGTCTACGCTGCCGATCTGGAAGCGGCGGAGCATTTCTATTGTGACGTGATTGGCCTTGAAGTCTATGCGAAGATGGAAGGGCGTCACGTCTTTTTCCGTTGTGGTAAAGGCATGTTTCTTGTGTTCAATCCCGAAGCGACATCCGTGGAGGGGACGCCCTTTCCGGTGCATGGCGCGACGGGGCCGGGGCATGCCGCGTTTGAAGTGAAACCGGAAGCGCTGGAATCTTGGCGGGTGCGCCTGAGTGAAGCGGGCGTGCGTATCGAAACGGAAATCGACTGGCCCAACGGTGGCCACTCGATATACTTCCGCGACCCCGCCGGTAACAGTATTGAGTTGGCCACGCGGCAAACGTGGTCGTGA
- a CDS encoding HAD family hydrolase yields MTTQYIPGTDIRILRETKRGKFKYGLFDFDGTVSLLREGWQQVMGPLCVEMICGDHPHTPEIEKAVEDYIAESTGINTILQMEHLVKMVRDYGFVPEEKILDAHGYKAIYNDRLMVRVKERIARLQTGDLPVGEVVVKGSLEFVKALYDRGLEMYIFSGTDIEDVQNESRLVGAAQYFTEIWGALRTYQESNKEKIIKNIIAQHDLHGTEVLVVGDGPVEIRLAHEHGCVSVGVCSDELRGYGWNEEKVDRLTKAGADILVSDFSEVEPLIEYLFPS; encoded by the coding sequence ATGACGACTCAGTACATTCCCGGAACCGACATTCGAATTCTTCGCGAAACCAAGCGGGGAAAGTTCAAATACGGACTCTTCGATTTCGACGGCACTGTCAGCCTGTTGCGCGAAGGCTGGCAGCAGGTTATGGGGCCGCTCTGCGTGGAGATGATCTGCGGCGATCATCCGCACACACCGGAGATTGAGAAAGCAGTCGAGGACTACATCGCCGAGTCGACGGGCATCAACACGATCCTGCAGATGGAACATCTCGTCAAGATGGTGCGCGACTATGGGTTTGTTCCGGAAGAGAAGATACTCGACGCGCACGGCTACAAGGCGATCTACAACGATCGGTTGATGGTGCGCGTGAAGGAACGCATCGCTCGCTTGCAGACCGGTGATTTGCCCGTGGGAGAAGTGGTCGTGAAGGGTTCGCTGGAATTTGTGAAAGCGCTCTACGACCGGGGGCTGGAGATGTATATCTTCAGCGGCACCGATATTGAAGACGTGCAGAACGAGTCGAGGCTCGTTGGCGCGGCGCAGTATTTCACAGAGATTTGGGGAGCGCTCCGCACCTACCAGGAAAGCAACAAAGAGAAGATCATCAAGAACATCATTGCGCAGCACGACCTGCACGGCACCGAAGTACTGGTGGTCGGCGATGGGCCGGTAGAGATTCGCTTGGCTCACGAGCATGGCTGTGTTTCCGTGGGTGTTTGCTCGGATGAATTGCGCGGGTATGGCTGGAACGAAGAAAAAGTGGATCGTCTCACGAAGGCAGGCGCGGATATACTTGTCTCGGACTTCAGCGAAGTGGAGCCATTGATCGAGTATCTGTTTCCGTCATAG
- a CDS encoding adenine phosphoribosyltransferase, giving the protein MDLVPLIRNVPDFPKPGIQFKDVTTLLQYPEAFKYIIDGWKKRYGGKGITAIVGAEARGFIFGAALAYAMDVPFVPARKKGKLPADTICEEYELEYGTAVLEIHADALKKGDRTILIDDLLATGGTMKAVANMVERLGAEIVEIAFVIELLPLGGRERLSGYPVHALVEIVVDE; this is encoded by the coding sequence ATGGACCTTGTCCCGCTGATCCGCAATGTGCCGGATTTTCCCAAGCCGGGAATTCAGTTCAAGGATGTGACGACGTTGCTCCAGTATCCGGAGGCGTTCAAGTACATCATCGATGGCTGGAAGAAGCGGTATGGCGGCAAGGGTATTACGGCGATCGTGGGCGCGGAAGCGCGGGGCTTCATTTTTGGGGCAGCACTTGCGTATGCAATGGACGTACCGTTTGTTCCGGCGCGCAAGAAGGGTAAGCTTCCGGCGGACACGATTTGCGAAGAGTATGAGCTCGAATACGGCACGGCCGTGTTGGAGATTCATGCGGACGCCTTGAAGAAGGGCGACCGGACGATTTTGATTGACGATTTGCTCGCCACCGGCGGGACCATGAAGGCTGTAGCCAACATGGTGGAACGTCTGGGGGCGGAGATAGTGGAAATTGCGTTTGTAATCGAGTTACTACCCCTTGGGGGACGCGAGCGGCTGAGCGGCTATCCCGTGCATGCGCTGGTGGAAATTGTGGTGGATGAATAA
- a CDS encoding RNA polymerase sigma factor RpoD/SigA — protein MADTRETGLSAYLAEISRIPLLSASEEIRLAEAAQRGEGEARKKLIVSNLRLVVSIAKKYLYYGLQLQDLIEEGNLGLMKAVDRYDPGRGCKFSTYATWWIRQAITRALSNYGRTVRIPVYVTDNVSRYKKTAEELYIRTGKRPDPEEIATAMGIKVAEARKLQSFVDDISPLDNLETTSDDNGRGIPENMEPRRMDDAIAQIELDQQLEEIMKQLTPREQNIIRYRYGLMDGRAHTLEQTGRRFNLTRERIRQIENDVMRRLRKFVGERAEDFGP, from the coding sequence ATGGCGGATACACGAGAGACCGGATTAAGTGCGTACCTCGCCGAGATCTCTCGTATTCCACTTTTGTCCGCTTCCGAAGAGATACGACTGGCCGAGGCGGCACAGCGCGGCGAAGGCGAAGCGCGCAAAAAACTCATAGTGTCGAACCTCCGCTTGGTGGTGAGTATCGCGAAGAAGTACCTCTACTACGGTTTGCAGCTCCAGGATCTCATCGAAGAGGGTAACCTCGGGTTGATGAAGGCGGTCGACCGGTACGATCCGGGCCGCGGCTGCAAGTTTTCCACCTATGCGACGTGGTGGATCCGTCAGGCTATCACGCGGGCCTTGTCCAACTATGGGCGCACGGTGCGTATACCCGTGTACGTGACGGATAACGTCTCGCGTTATAAGAAGACGGCCGAGGAACTCTATATCCGGACCGGCAAACGCCCCGACCCCGAAGAGATTGCAACGGCGATGGGCATCAAGGTGGCGGAAGCGCGCAAACTGCAGTCGTTCGTGGACGATATCTCGCCGCTGGACAACCTTGAGACAACCAGCGATGACAATGGACGCGGCATTCCCGAGAACATGGAACCGCGCCGCATGGACGATGCGATCGCGCAAATCGAGCTGGATCAGCAGCTCGAAGAGATCATGAAGCAGTTGACGCCCCGCGAACAGAATATTATCCGGTACCGCTACGGGTTGATGGACGGGCGCGCCCACACGTTGGAACAAACGGGGCGCCGGTTTAATCTGACGCGTGAGCGTATTCGTCAAATCGAGAACGATGTGATGCGAAGGCTTCGCAAGTTTGTAGGTGAGCGCGCGGAGGATTTTGGGCCGTAG
- a CDS encoding MFS transporter: MSKSNGGTEGVGASHYLVLIAAFLGWLFDGFEMGLFPLVARPALQSMFQSAVGSENVDAFVGQWMGYITALFLLGAAFGGLVFGYLGDRIGRVRALSLSILTYSVCTGLGYFATEPWHLGLFRVIAALGMGGEWSLGVALVMECWPERLRPLMAGLIGAAANVGYLLVAFLGHVVPITPTSWRWVWLVGVLPALIVFFIVKAVPESERWKASVKQGPSAPLRDVFSGAHLLNTILGILIASVALIGTWASVQWIPVWVDKMVGSAYPEAKAQVAMCSAFGAIFGGLVGPLIGGYIGRRPAYTLLCLSSLLACAFLFRGGLEFGYLFMFVVILVGMTTASFYGWFPLYLPELFPTRMRATGQGICFNAGRVFAALGAVFAGQLVGYFDGDYAKMGSVITLVYVVGMLIIWLAPETKGKPLPE, from the coding sequence ATCTCTAAATCGAACGGCGGGACTGAGGGGGTAGGCGCCAGTCACTATCTGGTATTAATCGCCGCATTCCTGGGTTGGCTGTTCGACGGCTTTGAGATGGGGCTGTTTCCTCTCGTGGCGCGGCCCGCGCTTCAGAGCATGTTTCAGAGTGCGGTTGGCTCAGAGAACGTCGACGCGTTTGTCGGGCAGTGGATGGGCTACATCACGGCTCTGTTTTTGCTGGGGGCGGCGTTTGGGGGTCTCGTTTTCGGCTATCTTGGCGATCGAATCGGGCGCGTTCGCGCACTGTCTCTCAGCATCCTCACCTACTCCGTCTGCACGGGACTGGGATACTTCGCGACAGAGCCGTGGCACTTGGGCCTGTTCCGCGTGATCGCTGCGTTGGGCATGGGTGGCGAATGGTCGCTGGGCGTGGCGTTGGTGATGGAGTGTTGGCCCGAGCGGCTGCGTCCGCTGATGGCGGGCCTTATCGGCGCCGCAGCCAATGTAGGATACCTTCTCGTTGCATTCTTGGGACACGTGGTCCCCATCACTCCCACTTCGTGGCGCTGGGTATGGCTTGTCGGGGTATTGCCCGCGTTGATTGTGTTCTTCATTGTGAAGGCCGTGCCTGAGTCCGAGCGATGGAAGGCATCAGTGAAACAAGGACCTTCGGCCCCCCTGCGCGATGTCTTCAGCGGCGCTCACCTTCTGAATACAATCCTAGGGATCCTAATCGCTTCTGTCGCGTTGATCGGAACATGGGCATCCGTTCAGTGGATTCCGGTGTGGGTGGACAAGATGGTGGGGTCCGCATATCCGGAGGCCAAGGCTCAGGTTGCCATGTGCAGCGCGTTTGGCGCGATTTTTGGCGGCTTGGTCGGCCCGCTCATCGGCGGATACATCGGGCGCCGCCCCGCCTACACGCTTCTATGCTTGAGTTCATTGCTGGCGTGCGCGTTTCTTTTTCGAGGCGGCCTGGAGTTCGGTTACCTTTTCATGTTCGTGGTTATTCTCGTGGGCATGACCACGGCGTCGTTCTATGGGTGGTTTCCGCTTTACTTGCCTGAGCTTTTTCCGACGCGTATGCGCGCAACGGGACAGGGCATCTGTTTCAATGCGGGACGCGTATTTGCCGCGCTGGGGGCAGTATTCGCGGGGCAGCTCGTGGGGTATTTCGACGGCGACTATGCCAAGATGGGTTCTGTCATCACGTTGGTCTATGTTGTTGGAATGTTAATCATTTGGCTTGCACCCGAGACCAAGGGCAAACCGTTGCCGGAGTAG
- a CDS encoding alpha/beta hydrolase, producing MLSAPDAPAKPDVFDRVRHDYADNNGVRIHFASLGEGPLIIMIHGFPDFWYSWRYQMDALADRFQVVAMDLRGYNLSDKPEGVDNYAMPLLVGDVLAVMQKAGKDKAIVVGHDWGGAVAWGVAMMYPDKVEKLVVCDLPHPRGFRRELANNPKQQRNSAYARTFQKEGAESMLTPESLADIVGTMDDATRARYIEAFSKSDIAAMLNYYKANYPYEPYTEDTSPLVKVKPPVLMFHGLRDWALLPSMLNDTWEWLEKPLTLVTVPDAGHWVQHDARDLVSNTMRWWLTQP from the coding sequence ATGCTCTCCGCTCCCGACGCCCCCGCAAAACCCGATGTCTTCGACCGCGTACGTCACGACTACGCCGACAACAACGGCGTGCGAATTCACTTCGCGTCCCTTGGCGAAGGTCCACTGATCATCATGATTCACGGTTTCCCTGATTTCTGGTATTCGTGGCGCTACCAAATGGACGCGCTCGCCGATCGCTTTCAGGTTGTTGCCATGGATCTGCGCGGATACAACTTGAGCGACAAGCCCGAAGGTGTCGACAACTACGCCATGCCGTTGCTCGTCGGCGATGTCCTGGCGGTTATGCAGAAGGCAGGGAAAGACAAAGCCATTGTCGTCGGCCACGACTGGGGCGGCGCGGTGGCGTGGGGCGTCGCGATGATGTACCCCGACAAGGTGGAGAAACTCGTCGTTTGCGACTTGCCGCATCCACGAGGTTTTCGCCGCGAGTTGGCCAACAATCCCAAACAACAGCGCAACAGCGCCTACGCCCGCACCTTTCAAAAAGAAGGCGCGGAATCCATGCTGACGCCCGAGAGCCTGGCGGATATTGTCGGCACGATGGACGACGCCACACGCGCCCGATACATCGAGGCATTTTCCAAGTCCGATATCGCCGCGATGCTCAATTACTACAAAGCCAACTATCCCTACGAACCCTACACAGAAGATACTTCGCCCCTCGTCAAAGTGAAGCCACCCGTGCTGATGTTTCACGGTCTTCGCGACTGGGCCCTGCTGCCCTCCATGCTGAACGACACGTGGGAATGGCTCGAGAAACCGCTTACGCTCGTTACCGTCCCCGACGCCGGACATTGGGTACAACACGACGCCCGCGACCTCGTCAGCAACACAATGCGCTGGTGGCTTACCCAGCCTTAG
- a CDS encoding sulfatase has translation MTAGAGSVSLLAAKGAHAQEQPRKRNVLLYVTDDQGTGDAGCYGSRIAKTPGMDALAREGVRMNSAYCTTPSCSPSRSVLLTGLHNHANGQYGLEHSYHHFASFPNIKTLPVLLAGAGYRTASAGKFHVAPKDTYQFQQYIGGPSPSEMADNCLPFLAARDEAPFFLYFCTTEPHRNFKRDGADPVRPENVVVPAFLPDTPETRLELAAYYASLQRADSGLVRLIKILHDTGHWEDTLIICLSDNGIPFPGAKTNLYEPGIHLPCIVRNPYSGRRDASCDAMVTWADITPTILDFAQVRPDAESHGRSFLSAIEEDNPKDWDETYASHTFHEVTMYYPMRMVRTRKYKLIWNIAHGLEFPFASDLYGSKTWQAVLSRHETHYGPRSVEALLKRPAFELYDLESDPNETNNLADDPAHAEVLADLKSKLKSFQERTRDPWILKWERE, from the coding sequence ATGACAGCGGGTGCGGGATCGGTCTCACTTCTGGCCGCGAAGGGCGCGCATGCCCAAGAACAACCCCGCAAGCGTAACGTGCTTCTCTACGTGACCGATGATCAGGGGACCGGCGACGCCGGATGCTACGGAAGCCGCATCGCCAAGACCCCCGGCATGGACGCGCTCGCGCGCGAAGGCGTCCGCATGAACTCCGCCTATTGCACGACGCCAAGTTGCAGCCCGAGCCGCTCCGTTTTGCTGACAGGACTGCACAATCACGCGAACGGGCAATATGGCTTGGAACACTCCTACCATCACTTCGCCTCGTTTCCCAATATCAAGACCCTACCCGTATTGCTCGCAGGCGCGGGGTATCGCACGGCGTCAGCAGGAAAATTCCACGTCGCGCCCAAAGACACGTACCAGTTCCAGCAGTACATCGGCGGTCCGTCCCCCAGCGAAATGGCCGACAATTGCCTCCCATTTCTCGCCGCGCGGGATGAGGCTCCGTTCTTCCTGTATTTCTGCACAACCGAGCCACATCGCAATTTCAAGCGCGACGGAGCCGATCCGGTTCGACCAGAAAACGTCGTTGTTCCGGCTTTCCTTCCCGATACACCCGAAACACGCCTGGAATTGGCCGCGTACTACGCATCTCTACAGCGAGCCGATTCAGGTCTTGTGCGTCTGATAAAGATCCTTCACGACACAGGTCACTGGGAAGACACGCTCATCATTTGTTTGTCAGATAACGGCATACCGTTTCCCGGAGCCAAAACAAACCTGTACGAGCCGGGGATTCACCTCCCCTGTATTGTCCGCAATCCCTACTCCGGCCGGAGAGACGCGTCCTGCGACGCGATGGTCACCTGGGCCGACATCACCCCCACGATCCTTGACTTCGCGCAAGTACGGCCAGACGCCGAATCCCACGGACGCTCCTTTCTTTCGGCCATCGAAGAAGACAACCCCAAAGACTGGGACGAAACATACGCTTCCCACACCTTTCACGAAGTCACCATGTACTACCCGATGCGCATGGTCCGAACGCGAAAATACAAGCTCATCTGGAACATTGCGCACGGCCTGGAATTTCCATTCGCGTCCGACCTCTACGGTTCCAAGACCTGGCAAGCCGTCCTGAGCAGACACGAAACCCACTACGGTCCCCGGTCCGTTGAAGCCTTGCTGAAACGTCCCGCCTTCGAACTCTACGACCTTGAATCCGATCCAAACGAGACAAACAACCTCGCAGACGACCCCGCCCACGCCGAAGTCCTCGCTGATCTCAAATCAAAACTCAAATCCTTTCAAGAGCGCACACGAGACCCCTGGATTCTGAAGTGGGAGAGGGAATAG